The DNA window AAGGTATTGGTTACCCAGGTTTCCAAGCATGATGCTTCCCAGATGCTTGGGAAAACAGAACACAATGAAATGGTGGTTTTCTCTGGTTCTCCTGAAAGAGGAAGCATTGTTACAGTTCGCCTGAATGAATTGAAAGGAAACACGTATAGCGGGATTCTGGTATAATCTGGAGTGTAATGGAAAAACAACTAGCTTTTGAGAAAAAATTCAACACACTCAGAGCAATGATCAGGGGAAGCCGTTCCCTGGTTGTGCTTACTGGTGCAGGCATCTCAACGCTCTCGGGTATACCTGACTTTCGAAGCAGCAGTGGAGTATATGCAAAACGTTGGAATGAGTATCGAGTTGAAGAGATCTTGAGTATTGGATTTTTCCATGCTCATCCAGAGCTCTTCTACGAATGGGCCAGAGAGTTCTGGTACAAATTGGATTCCTACCAACCGAATGTAGTACATACCAGTCTAGCTACCTTGGAGAGAAAAGGCTACATACGAGGTGTTTTCACACAAAACATTGATATGTTGCATAAAAAGGCAGGAAACCGAAAATGTTATGAATTGCATGGGAGTGCTGAACACCACCACTGCACAAACTGCAATAGCTACTACTCCTATGCATCCATTGCCCCTATCGTATTGAACGGGGAAGTACCACGGTGTACTCAGTGTGGGTCTGTGATAAAACCGGATATAACCTTCTATGGAGAGAACCTTGATGCCTTGGTACTAGCCAAGGCATATGAGATGTTCAGCCATAGTGATCTTACACTTGTCCTGGGCTCCTCATTGTTGGTACAACCTGCTGCAAACCTGCCGTATCATTCACTGCAAAACAGCGCCTCACTGGTAATCGTAAACAAGCAAAAAACAGGATACGATCGTTCAGCTACGTTGCAGTTTACTGACCTACAACAATTTGGTGAAGCACTTGAGGCGTTTGCAGAAACACTTGAGGAAAGAAAATCACTGGTTTAACTTTCGCTTATTTATTCCCTCCTTGCCTTCTTTGTAAATTCTGAGTATAGTAAAGATACCTCAAGGGATCAGTCCCATTGGGGGTGTTTCGGTTTCGACTGGCGGAAGATCAGGCCAGTGGCTGCAAGCGGAGCGCCAACTCCTAAAACTAGCAAAAACATTTAACTGCCAAAAAAGAAGACGAAGTCTCCTTCGAAGCAGAATACGCCCTCGCTGCGTAACAGCACGATGACGTACAGGCCCGTCTGCTGCCGCTCTTAAGCAACGGATACCTGTAAAAGTAAGAGCTTACCCAACCCAGTGCCTATGGGGGAAGGGGACACTAAAGTAGGCTACAAAGAGCGGACGTTTTGCCGGTGAACCTAACGCACTTTGGAAAATTTGATCACCAGCTAAGCTTGTAGACGTCCCTGGGTGGCACGTTAGGACGGGGGTTCGAATCCCCCCACCTCCAGAAACACAAAACCCGTCTTCTTCGGAAGGCGGGTTTCTTCATATTGCAGGTTGAGAATCACCTGCTGTCAGCCTATACTGTGGTGATATGAGTACAACTCTCTTTCAGGAGCCTTCATGAACATTCTCCATACATCAGACTGGCATCTTGGTCGTTCGCTGTTCTCACAGAAACGCTATGATGAATTTGCCTCATTTCTAAGTTGGTTGATTGAAACCATAGAAATTCAACGAGTTGATATCTTGTTGGTCTCCGGTGACATCTTCGACACCAGTACACCTAGCAACAAAGCCCAGCAACTCTATTACGAGTTTCTCTACAAAGTCTCCAAATCCTGTTGCAAGAGCGTCGTAATCATTGGGGGAAACCACGACAGCCCATCATTCCTACAAGCTCCGAGTGCACTCTTACATGTACTCAATGTACAAGTAATTGGATCCAAAAGAGAAACACCAGAAGAAGAGGTACTTATAGCTGGGGCGGACGGTAAACCGATGGCCATTATCTGTGCTGTTCCTTATTTGCGGGACAAGGACATCCGCTACGCAGAAGCAGGAGAGACCATTGATGACAAGAATAGAAAACTCCTAGAAGGAATAAAGGAACACTATAAAACAGTTTGTAGTATTGCAAAAAAAAGACAAATGGAATTGGGAACCCATTTGCCCATCATTGCAATGGGGCATCTCTTCACACAAGGCGGCAGGACAGTTGAGGGAGATGGTGTTAGTGAACTCTACATCGGCTCCCTTGCACAGGTAGACAGTTCCGTCTTCCCTGAATTCCTGGACTACGTAGCACTTGGTCATCTCCATGTACCACAGTGTGTAGGTGGAAAGGATACGATTCGATACAGTGGTTCCCCAATCCCCATGGGATTTGGGGAAGCAAAACAGCAGAAACAGGTTGTATTGCTGCATTTTGATAAAAACCTTTCCATTGAAACTCTTCCCATTCCATCATTTCAACATCTGGAGAGTATCAAGGGAACCATGGAGCACATTACCTCAAGAATTCTACAGCTTAAGGAGAAGGGTGAGTCTGCCTACCTTGAGATTGAGTATACAGCACCCGAGATGGTCACCAATCTAAGTGAACAGTGTGAGGAACTTGTAAAAGATTCAAAACTCACCATACTCCGTATACGGAATCGTCAATTCATACAACGTGTTATGGCATCAATGCAGGTACAGGAAACTTTGGAAGACCTAAACCCGGAAGAAGTCTTTACACGATGCCTCGATACATTTGCAGTAACTGAGGCAGAGCGACAGCCCCTGAGAGATGCTTATCATGAAATACTCTTGGAAATGCATGATGAAGATACCCTTGCTGAATAGGACCAAACCATGAAACTACTCGAACTCAGATTCAAGAATCTCAACTCACTCTATGGAGAGTGGGTTATCGATTTTACTCATCCAGAATATGAATCAAATGGCATCTTTGCCTTGACTGGGCCAACTGGCGCAGGTAAGTCGACCATTCTTGATGCCATTTGTCTTGCTCTTTATGGAGCAACCCCTAGGCTTGGAAGAATTACCAAAAGCAATAATGAGATCATGAGCAGACAGACAGGAAGTTGTTACGCAGAGGTATTGTTTGCCTCAAACGCAGGACGATTTCGTTGTCATTGGGAACAGAGAAGAGCACGGAGCAAGGCAGAGGGTAATCTGCAGGAAGCAGAGCATCAGATATTTGACGCTGAAAGCGGAAAACCCATTGAAACAATGAAAAGTCGTGTAGGGCTTGTTATTGAAGAAAAGACAGGAATGGATTTTGACCGTTTCACTCGCTCAATCCTTTTGGCACAGGGCAGTTTTGATTCTTTCTTGAAGGCTGATAGCGAGCAGAAATCGAAAATATTAGAGCAAATCACCGGTACTGAAATGTATTCTGAAATCTCCAAACGGGTTCATGAGAGGCAGAGAAAGGAACAGGAAGCATTGAAACTACTTCAGGCTGAAACCTCTGGTATTGTGATTCTGGAACCCGAACAAGAAAAAACGATTCAAATTGAACTGGAAGAAAAACTCCAACAGGAGAAAACCCTTACCAGCAACTTGTCAAAAACAAAAGAAGCCTTGCTTTGGATGAAGAATATCGAAAATCTCAATAAGGAAATTGATGAACTTACCCAAGAAAAAGAAGCACTTAATCATGAAATGAAAACGTTCAAACCCAATCGGGCAATTTTAAGCAATGCCCTGAAAGCATCATATCTAGATGGAATATACGCAACACTCTCAACCCTTCGCTCACAACAAGCTGAAGACAATACTGCTCTAAGAGATGAAGAGTCAGCTCTCCCTGAGATGGAGACTTCTACAAATAATCAGGGTAAAGTTCTTGCAGATGCAGAACAACTGACAATACAAAGAAAACAAGAATTGCAAACAGCAACTCCAAAACTGAAAGAAATCCAGTCTCTCGATCAGAAGATAGCTAACTTGGAAAAAAATGTGTCTGACGAGGCTGAAAGTTACCTAAAGGATACTGCACAAATAAATGCTGATAGAAAGAATCTAATCGAGGAACAGGAGAGGAAAGCTGAAAGTGAAACCCAGAAAGAAACCATAGAACAATATCTTTCTGAGCATTCACAGGATGCATGGCTTGTCAGTGGCCTTACCGGTATTGAAGAACAATTAAGATCTCTCCTGGAGAAACAGAAAGAGTTAGAAGAGAAGGGGGCTGCCCTCGAAATTGCCGAAAAAGCAGTATCAACCGTTACTAAGAAACTGAAAGAAACAACAACCCTATGCACGGAAAGCAAAGCCAAGCTTGAAAAAATCTCTCTTGATCTCCAAGAAGCAAAAAATGCATTGAAGACACTTCTAGAAGATCTCCCTCTTAGCTCCTACCGTAAGGAAAAGGATTCCCTGCTTCGTGAAATCGCTTATATCAAGAGAATTGAGGAACTGGAAAGCCTTCGTACAAAACTGGAGGACGGAAAACCCTGTCCACTCTGTGGTGCAACTGAGCACCCGTTTGCCAAGGGGAATATTCCAGTTCGCGATGAAATCGAACAACGCATTGAACAACTGACAACACTGATCACTGAAGCGGAAAATCAAGAGATTATTATAAGGAATCTTGTACAAGCAGAGACTGATGCACGTACCGCACTGCAATCATATGAGAAAAGAGAAGCAAGTGCAGCCAGTGAGAAGAAATCTGATGAAAGAACCTGCAGCGAGATTGCTTTAACCATAAAAAATCTTCGCTCCAATATTGATCAGATCATACAATCTCTTTTGGAGAAACTGAGTCCATTGGACATTACCCAAATTGATGCCTCTTTGGTTACATCCATACAGACCTCTCTCAATTCCAGACTGAAAGCTTGGCAAGATAAGACAAAACAAAAGACAGAAATCGAAAAACACATCGACAGTATTGTTGGAGAGATTAAGCGCCTGGATGGAATAATATCCACTCAGGAGAAATCTCTGGCAGGCAAAAAAAACCATCTCGATACGCTTAAACAACAACTAGCCGATACAAAAGATAGACGGATAAACTTGTATGGTGATGTAATCCCAAATGTTGAAGAAAAGCGCTTGAATGATGCAATTGTTGAGGCCGAGTCAGCTGAAAAGAGTGCCAGGACTCTGTTTAATGATTTTCAACAAAAACTGGCAACAGCCAGAAGTAAGGTAGAGTCCCGGAACAAGAGCATCGAGCAAAGGACTCCAAAACTTGCAGAAGCAGAAGAACAATTCTTGCAAGCATTACGCACCTCTGATTTTTCTGATGAAAAGACATTCAAGGAAGCCAGGCTTTCCTACGAAGAACGGGAATCCTTAGCTCAGAAAGCAAGGGAATTGGATGATACTGAGACTGCACTTGAGACAAAACTGAAAGATCGAATGAATCGTTTGGAATTAGAGCAGGAGAAGCATCTCAGCGATACCACATATGAAAATGTACAAGCACTAGCAAACACCTATGAAGAGTCTTTGATGCAGTTACGAGATGAAATTTCTACCCATACACATACACTGCGAGAAAATATTGCAGCATTGGAACGTATACGGGGCAAAAAACTCGCCATAGAAGCTCAAACACAACGTTGCGCTCGCTGGGACTCATTGCACAATCTCATCGGTTCAGCTGATGGAAAAAAGTATCGTACCTTTGCCCAAGGACTAACCTTTGAACTGATGGTGGCTCATGCAAACCGTCAGCTGGAAAAAATGACAGACAGATATCTGTTGATCAGGGATGAGTCTATGCCATTGGAACTGAATGTGGTCGATAACTATCAGGCAGGTGAAGTTCGCTCAACAAAGAACCTCTCTGGAGGTGAGAGCTTCATCGTAAGCCTAACCTTGGCGCTTGGGTTAAGCCAGATGGCGAGCAAGAAGGTGAGGGTAGACTCATTGTTTCTTGATGAAGGATTCGGCTCTCTTGATGAGGAAACCCTGGAGACAGCTCTGGAGGCACTTTCAGCGCTGCAACAGGATGGAAAGTTGATTGGTATCATCAGTCATGTCTCTGCACTGAAGGAGAGGATCAACACGCAAATCTCGATCACGCCTCTCTCTGGAGGCCGTAGTACGATCAGCGGACCAGGCTGCACTAAACAATAAGCAATATTGGGAGTTAAACGATGATAGGTAATATAGGTGTACGGAATAAAAAAGCTCTCATTGACCTAGGTATCGGGGTATTTGGCATTTTTTGTACACTTCTTTTAGTAGTTTGGCTGAATCAACAGATTCTGATGCAACTAACCCTTGGCTGGAGAATGGTTTTGTTGATCACTTCCCAGTGGTTGTTTATGATCGTTCCGTTACTCCTGATGAGTATCAATCATGAACGTATACGATTCCTTATGAGATCAGAAGTAAGGTTACCAAAACAGATTTTCACTGGGATTGCACTTGCATTCCTGATGTCATTTCTTTTTACCGTGGTTCCTATTTCCCTTGGATTCAAGGAAATGGTTGGAAGCACAAGCTACACCAAGGTATGGCAATTTGCCTTTGACTTGCTCTATTCGCTCTTTGCAGTTGCTTTGGCTGAAGAGTTTGTATTCAGGGGATATCTCTTTCATAAACTATTGGAAGTAAAACAATCAAAATGGTTCGCCATCCTTATCTCATCATTATTGTTTGGGCTGTTCCATAGTTTTCAAGGTGATGTTCTTCAAGTTATTGTGACTACATTTCTTGGCATTCTTTTCTGTCTTCTTCGTGAAAAAATCACATCCTGCTCACTCCTTTCCTTGGTAATCATCCACGGATTGTATGACGCTCTTATCACACTCTGGGTAGCAATCCTATGATCTCAACAGTACTCGACAATATTATTTGCTTGCTGATGACTTCTGATATTTGGGATGATTGAATAAGCAAAAAAATCTCATTACACTGGTATATTGTTAACGGAAAACGTAGATCGACCTTACATCCATGGATGTAGTATTCTTGGCAATGTTCTATCGTTTTTGGAAGGAAATTACATGTTATTACCAATTCTTGCCGTTATTGGCGGCCTTCTTGTCCTGGTATTGAGTTCAGATAGATTTGTAGATGGTGCTGCAGCTACTGCACGCCATTTTGGCATGCCCTCTCTCCTGATCGGAATGGTCATTGTAGGATTTGGTACCAGTGCACCTGAGATGGTGGTCTCAACACTATCAGCAATACAAGGAAGCCCAGGCATAGCATTGGGAAATGCGTATGGATCTAATATTGCAAATATTGGGCTCATTCTCGGAATTACTGCCATTATAAGCCCAATCACAGTGAGTTCAAAAATCTTGAAAAAAGAGCTACCTATTCTCTCACTACTTACACTTATCTCAGTTGCATTACTGTATGATTTGAATATCTCTCACTTTGATGCAGCATTAATTTTGGTACTCTTCGCACTCTTGATGTTCTGGAGCGTGTACCAAGGATTGAAAGATGGTAATGATCGCCTTGCTGAAGAGATTGATGAAGAGGTTCCAAGCCCGTTATCTATGAAACGTGCCGTACTCTATTTAATTTTCGGTCTCTTGTTTTTGATTCTTAGTTCCAGAGTTTTGGTGTGGGGCGCAGTGGAGATTGCCAGATATTTTGGTGTCAGTGATTTGATCATCGGACTTACCATTGTCGCTATGGGAACCAGTCTTCCTGAACTCGCTTCATCGATTCTTGCTGCCCAGAAAGGGGAGCATGATATCGCGCTTGGGAATGTTATCGGTTCCAACCTGTTCAATACCACCGCTGTCGTCGGCATAGCAGGAGCAATTCATCCATTTGCTATTGATCCAATGGTTGTTTCACGAGATATGCTTGTCATGTCTTTGCTTACTCTTAGTCTTTTTGTAATCGGGTACCGATTCAAGAAGGATAGGCAAGGTCGTATTAACCGATTTGAAGGAATTGGCTTATTGTTCTGTTATTTTGGATACACGGCATATTTGATCCAATCCACGCTTATATAAGTCTTTCTTATACTTTCAGCTGTTTGCCATGCTCCAAGGGATAATGTAGACGATCAAATAGTGGGAATCCTTCCAGTGCATGCTCTACTTCCATGATATAGCGATGAATATCATAATCAACTCTTCGGTGAATACATCTGATGCTGGTATCCTCAATATCCACGAGAGCATAGCTAGGTCGAACATCACCATCAAATGAATAGCCTACAGCCCCTGGATTAATAAATCTGATACCATCACGTTGGAAGTCAGCAGGAATATGCGTATGGGCACTGAAAATCAAGTCCACTTTCTCTTTTGCAAGTTTCTTTGAAAGTCCCGGGGAAAATGGAGTATCCTTGGCAATCCCTTCATTATCATCATAGGGAGTTCCATGACAGCAAATGAGGGAGACACCCTCTATCTCCAGTCGTTCTACAGATGGAAGGCTGGAAAGTTTTTCTTTGGCCTTTTGATGCATCCTGATGGAAGTGTATTTCAGAAGTTTCAGTATCTGGGCATCATGGTCACTCTTGACGGGAAATGCCTTGAGATTCTCTAAGTAGACGTCTGTGTTTCCTTTTATCATGACCATAGGATTTTGCTCCATGAGCAGATCAAAACAAAGCTGGGGATCAAGACCCATAACCACCAAATCGCCTAGGAAAATAACCTGGTCAACTTTAGAGGCCTTGGCATCGTTTAATACTGCTTCAAATGCACGGATATTACCATGGATATCACCAAGAACAGCTAATCTCACTACTGCCACCTCCTAAAAGTGTTGTATGAATTTTACCATAGGCCCTATTTGAATTAAACCACACAGGCATTCAGTTTTGATCAAATTCTTGCTTTAATACGCTTAATTTTGATACATCAACCAACTTCCCGTCAGTAAACCTTCAATTGCATTACCTTTCACAACGGTTTTGATTCAAGAAGAGGAAGTATCATATTTTGTTGAGCTAGTTGCACACTCTCAAGGCCGCGTTGGCTTAGGTGTG is part of the uncultured Sphaerochaeta sp. genome and encodes:
- a CDS encoding metallophosphoesterase family protein, whose translation is MRLAVLGDIHGNIRAFEAVLNDAKASKVDQVIFLGDLVVMGLDPQLCFDLLMEQNPMVMIKGNTDVYLENLKAFPVKSDHDAQILKLLKYTSIRMHQKAKEKLSSLPSVERLEIEGVSLICCHGTPYDDNEGIAKDTPFSPGLSKKLAKEKVDLIFSAHTHIPADFQRDGIRFINPGAVGYSFDGDVRPSYALVDIEDTSIRCIHRRVDYDIHRYIMEVEHALEGFPLFDRLHYPLEHGKQLKV
- a CDS encoding type II CAAX endopeptidase family protein, with translation MIGNIGVRNKKALIDLGIGVFGIFCTLLLVVWLNQQILMQLTLGWRMVLLITSQWLFMIVPLLLMSINHERIRFLMRSEVRLPKQIFTGIALAFLMSFLFTVVPISLGFKEMVGSTSYTKVWQFAFDLLYSLFAVALAEEFVFRGYLFHKLLEVKQSKWFAILISSLLFGLFHSFQGDVLQVIVTTFLGILFCLLREKITSCSLLSLVIIHGLYDALITLWVAIL
- a CDS encoding NAD-dependent protein deacylase encodes the protein MEKQLAFEKKFNTLRAMIRGSRSLVVLTGAGISTLSGIPDFRSSSGVYAKRWNEYRVEEILSIGFFHAHPELFYEWAREFWYKLDSYQPNVVHTSLATLERKGYIRGVFTQNIDMLHKKAGNRKCYELHGSAEHHHCTNCNSYYSYASIAPIVLNGEVPRCTQCGSVIKPDITFYGENLDALVLAKAYEMFSHSDLTLVLGSSLLVQPAANLPYHSLQNSASLVIVNKQKTGYDRSATLQFTDLQQFGEALEAFAETLEERKSLV
- a CDS encoding exonuclease SbcCD subunit D C-terminal domain-containing protein, which produces MNILHTSDWHLGRSLFSQKRYDEFASFLSWLIETIEIQRVDILLVSGDIFDTSTPSNKAQQLYYEFLYKVSKSCCKSVVIIGGNHDSPSFLQAPSALLHVLNVQVIGSKRETPEEEVLIAGADGKPMAIICAVPYLRDKDIRYAEAGETIDDKNRKLLEGIKEHYKTVCSIAKKRQMELGTHLPIIAMGHLFTQGGRTVEGDGVSELYIGSLAQVDSSVFPEFLDYVALGHLHVPQCVGGKDTIRYSGSPIPMGFGEAKQQKQVVLLHFDKNLSIETLPIPSFQHLESIKGTMEHITSRILQLKEKGESAYLEIEYTAPEMVTNLSEQCEELVKDSKLTILRIRNRQFIQRVMASMQVQETLEDLNPEEVFTRCLDTFAVTEAERQPLRDAYHEILLEMHDEDTLAE
- a CDS encoding calcium/sodium antiporter — translated: MLLPILAVIGGLLVLVLSSDRFVDGAAATARHFGMPSLLIGMVIVGFGTSAPEMVVSTLSAIQGSPGIALGNAYGSNIANIGLILGITAIISPITVSSKILKKELPILSLLTLISVALLYDLNISHFDAALILVLFALLMFWSVYQGLKDGNDRLAEEIDEEVPSPLSMKRAVLYLIFGLLFLILSSRVLVWGAVEIARYFGVSDLIIGLTIVAMGTSLPELASSILAAQKGEHDIALGNVIGSNLFNTTAVVGIAGAIHPFAIDPMVVSRDMLVMSLLTLSLFVIGYRFKKDRQGRINRFEGIGLLFCYFGYTAYLIQSTLI
- a CDS encoding AAA family ATPase encodes the protein MKLLELRFKNLNSLYGEWVIDFTHPEYESNGIFALTGPTGAGKSTILDAICLALYGATPRLGRITKSNNEIMSRQTGSCYAEVLFASNAGRFRCHWEQRRARSKAEGNLQEAEHQIFDAESGKPIETMKSRVGLVIEEKTGMDFDRFTRSILLAQGSFDSFLKADSEQKSKILEQITGTEMYSEISKRVHERQRKEQEALKLLQAETSGIVILEPEQEKTIQIELEEKLQQEKTLTSNLSKTKEALLWMKNIENLNKEIDELTQEKEALNHEMKTFKPNRAILSNALKASYLDGIYATLSTLRSQQAEDNTALRDEESALPEMETSTNNQGKVLADAEQLTIQRKQELQTATPKLKEIQSLDQKIANLEKNVSDEAESYLKDTAQINADRKNLIEEQERKAESETQKETIEQYLSEHSQDAWLVSGLTGIEEQLRSLLEKQKELEEKGAALEIAEKAVSTVTKKLKETTTLCTESKAKLEKISLDLQEAKNALKTLLEDLPLSSYRKEKDSLLREIAYIKRIEELESLRTKLEDGKPCPLCGATEHPFAKGNIPVRDEIEQRIEQLTTLITEAENQEIIIRNLVQAETDARTALQSYEKREASAASEKKSDERTCSEIALTIKNLRSNIDQIIQSLLEKLSPLDITQIDASLVTSIQTSLNSRLKAWQDKTKQKTEIEKHIDSIVGEIKRLDGIISTQEKSLAGKKNHLDTLKQQLADTKDRRINLYGDVIPNVEEKRLNDAIVEAESAEKSARTLFNDFQQKLATARSKVESRNKSIEQRTPKLAEAEEQFLQALRTSDFSDEKTFKEARLSYEERESLAQKARELDDTETALETKLKDRMNRLELEQEKHLSDTTYENVQALANTYEESLMQLRDEISTHTHTLRENIAALERIRGKKLAIEAQTQRCARWDSLHNLIGSADGKKYRTFAQGLTFELMVAHANRQLEKMTDRYLLIRDESMPLELNVVDNYQAGEVRSTKNLSGGESFIVSLTLALGLSQMASKKVRVDSLFLDEGFGSLDEETLETALEALSALQQDGKLIGIISHVSALKERINTQISITPLSGGRSTISGPGCTKQ